The genomic region ACATATCATCTAGAAAAACCGGTAGTGCATGGCCAGCATGGATACACAGTCCCTTTAATTTTTCTTTATTAACGATGGTTGCCGTGCGCTGTTGCAGTGTCTCAAAATGCGCTTGATAGTGGTTTTCCAATTCAATCATAACTTACTTCTTCTTAAAACGTTTCGGCGATGATAACACAGTCAACACTGTAGCCTCCACCCTGCCACCAAATCGGCTCAACATTCACTGTTATGATTGGTTGCCATGAAGTTGGTTGTTGATAATGAAATCAAATACATTGGCTTCTAGGCCGAGCTTTTGCGCATATATTTCAGTAAATGCCATCACGCTTTTCACATAATTACGTGTTTCATAGTACGGTATGGTTTCAATCCATTGCTCAAGAGTCATATTGCTATCTGAATCACTTTTAATCCAACTGCGAACTTTACCTGGTCCCGCATTGTATGCCGCTGTTGCCAAGACAATGTTGCCATCGAACTTGTCCAGCAGGTAACGCAAATATTTAATACCAAGACTCACATTCGTCTCTGCATTGATGATTTGCTGTGAAGAGAGTTTGCTGCCATAAACATATTTTGCTGTATATGGCATGAGCTGCATTAAGCCTAGCGCGCCGACTCGTGAGGTCGCATCTTGCATAAAAATACTTTCTTTACGAGCAATCGCATATGCCCACGCCACATTGACCTGTTGTTTTTTGCTTTGCTCGTTGAAAACATCTTTCAATGGCATGGGAAAACGGGCGTCAACATCATCCATGCCCTCGGTACCACTTAACGCCGCGATAGCCCGGTCATACCAACCTTGCTGATAAGCCCATTTCGCTGCCTGCAATCGCGTGTCTTCGTCTAAAGTAGCAAGCCAAGCATTCCACTCGCTACGAGCATTACTAAAGCGCTTTAACGCAAACAACTCCATCGCACGTTGTGCCGCAGGAAACCGTTCGGCATCGTCAAAGTTGTGCTGTTTCAGTTTAATAGGCTTGTTATTTAACGACGCTTTACTCCCTAGTAAAGTCGATGCCAAAAAGCCGTAATAGCTTCGCTCCTTGCTAACCTTTGTATATAACGGAATAGCCTTTTCCTTGTCACCCACTAACGCCAAACTGCGCCCCTGCCAATATAGCCATTGATCATCATTTTGCTCTGCGTCATTAAAGTGTTTTAATTCTTCATTCAAGGTTTTAAAGTCACCTTGACGGACAAGGTTTGCTAACCGTGATTGCAATGCTTTATCGCTAATGTCCTGACTTTGTAAGCTCTGAAACCAACTGATAGCCATTGGATCTTGAGACCGAGCAATGGCCGAGACTAATGAATCCAACACTTGCTGTTTAAACAAAGGTGTTAGCT from Thalassotalea sp. Sam97 harbors:
- a CDS encoding transglycosylase SLT domain-containing protein translates to MHFVTLVLSLSLFFAVAAGADEQREALRKLFIEAESQRFDVGSDAYKETLEKLQGYPLIGYFQLAQLKRNIDLSYETEINAVLTAYRGTPIDWSLRRAWLRYLGKQKDKNRFVKYFTGTSDKDLTCQYIDNKLALGGDEKALFSKVNSIWLYGESLPDSCDPVLKKWADAGYRSPELIWQRIMLASKKRSYSLMGYLAKLLPTEEQYIWQIFSDIRRNPARVANLDQFKKLNKQEIMVIVYGIRRLSYKDETLALSTYEQLEQKGQLTPLFKQQVLDSLVSAIARSQDPMAISWFQSLQSQDISDKALQSRLANLVRQGDFKTLNEELKHFNDAEQNDDQWLYWQGRSLALVGDKEKAIPLYTKVSKERSYYGFLASTLLGSKASLNNKPIKLKQHNFDDAERFPAAQRAMELFALKRFSNARSEWNAWLATLDEDTRLQAAKWAYQQGWYDRAIAALSGTEGMDDVDARFPMPLKDVFNEQSKKQQVNVAWAYAIARKESIFMQDATSRVGALGLMQLMPYTAKYVYGSKLSSQQIINAETNVSLGIKYLRYLLDKFDGNIVLATAAYNAGPGKVRSWIKSDSDSNMTLEQWIETIPYYETRNYVKSVMAFTEIYAQKLGLEANVFDFIINNQLHGNQS